The region GATCAAGGCTCGGGGTGACGTCCGGGTCGTGGAGGTGACCCGGTCGAACCGCGATCAACTCCTGCCGGAACTTGAGGCGGAGGTGCGGCGCCTGGTGGGCGCCGGGCCGGGGAAGGGCGGCGGGAGGGAAACAATCGACACAAATCTGCCGCTAAACTGAAGAATCCTTCTCAAACGCCGCGCTCATCTCGAATATTCAAAGTATTCATATATAATATATTTATACTGTCATAAAATTTCATTTTCTCAAAATTTCATCGTATATTGCAGGTATCACATATCAGGGGCAAATTTTTGGTAATTCCAAATCGTAATGCTTTTAACTCCCCGTTCCAACCTTATCGATTGCCCCCAATACATTTTTGCGGCTTCTTCTTCGCTCTATCATTATTGCCATGGAGTGGATGCTTTCCACCGCATCATCTTCAGCATCCGCTTCGCGGGTCGGGTCCCGAAGGGTATCGGTTGCGATCCGCCGTCTACGCCCCCGGGTACGGCATGGTCACGCCAAGTCCTCATCCTCAAACGTGAAGACCTCTTCGATGGTGGATCCCAGCGCCCGGGCCACCTTGTAGGCAAGTTTTAAGGAGGGGTTGTACTTCCCCTTCTCGAGGAAGACGATCGTCTCTCGCCGCACACCGACCTGTTGCGCCAATTCTTCTTGAGTGAGCCCCATCTTCGCTCGGAGCTCCCGGATCTTGGTCTTCACCCGACGTCCCCCTTCCGGAGCAGACGCCATTCGGTTGCGCTTATCCGCTTCATCGCTGCACCGGCGGTTTCACGCCACGTCCCCCTGTCGGAAGAAGTACCACTGGAAAAGCCGGGCTGAGATCCCCATCAGCAGGATGGTGACGAGCAGCACATCCCCGACCGGGAGGGTGAGCAACCCGAGGTAGTCCACCCAGAAGAGGATCGCGAGGAAGACGAGGGTGAGCAGCCATGAGTATGAGATGCCGTACGCCCCGATCTTCTTCGTCCGCTCATCGCTCTCCAGTTCGTCCCGGAACCTTCGGTGCTGCATGAAGGCAATCACAAGGACCGTCGCACCGAAGGCTACGAGGGTCGAAGAGAGCACCTCTGTTCCCTGCACGAGAAACGGGAGGAGGAGCCCTGCGGCTGCGAGAAATGCTCCTACTGCAATCTTTATCACGTATCGCGGTTTCATCTCCTCACCTGTTAGGTATATCTAACATTGTGTTAGAAATATATGATATCTTGTGTTTGTAGGGGGCGAAGTATGCCCGCCTGGGTGAACGGGACGGAAAGGTGCTTTGTGCCGTAAGATGGGGGACTTGCCAAGGTCATTTTGAAGATACCGCGAGCGCTATCGTCTGTCGCCTCGTCACAAATGCGAGTGTCTATGTGGTTGGATGGCAAACCCACTGTTAGCAGTGGTCATGGGAGAAGTGAACGACTCGGGGTGGAGAAAATATCGGATATACTACCCTCTCCTTCTGGAGTTAATATCTACATCGACGAGTCCGGGGATCTTGGATTTACAGGGCGGAGTTCACCCTACTTTGTCATCGGAGCCATCATCGTAAAAGGGCCGGAAAAGGTCCAACGAATAAAGACCTGCATGAGCAGGGTCAAGAAGAAACTTCCGAAAAAGCATAAAAACATTCCAGAACTGAAATATCACAACACCGACGACACATATCGAAGACGCGTTCTGGAGTGCATCTCCAAAACAAACGTCGATATCGTGTTTCTACTGCTGAGAAAAGAGCAGGTTTATCATTACCTCAGGGATCGGCATCAGATATTGTACAACTATCTCACCGGTTCTCTCGTCTCAACGGTAATAGCAGATTACGGATTCTCATCAGATGTTAACGTGATCATAGACAAGTCTCTGGACGGTGTGGTCAGAGAAGAGTTCGACAAGTACCTTGCTCATCGTTCGCTTGAGAACGGTTCCTTCCGTCAGTCGGCAATGTGCCGCTTGGAGGTCATGAGCATCTGAGCCTTTTGGTTGCTCCAACGTCGCGAATTTCGCACTGTCCTTCCTTGCAGCATCCCGGCTGCGGCCCGGCGATGCCCGACCCCGTGCGATTCGGCCATCCTGGCGGCAACCTCTCCCTAAGATGCCTCGGCCGGATCACCCCGACGGGCTATGCGCGGGGCGCACGGCCTCCGCGGACGGTGGGAGAGCCGGGGAGAAGGGATGTTCGCCGAGGGCACGATATCTGCATTTTTTTGAGATTTCTCCAAAAACTTAATTTTGGTTGAGAATCTTTGGATGATGATCATCCCACGATTGTGAGTAGGGTCAAACCATGAACAGGTTACTGATAGTTTCAAACAGGCTTCCGATCAGCGTTTCCCGGAAGAACGGCGACCTCAGCCTACAACGGAGTGTCGGCGGTCTTGCCACCGGAGTCGGCTCTTTTTACAAGTCTTGTGAGAGCCTCTGGGTCGGCTGGCCTGGTATGAACGTTCAGAGGAAGCAGAGAGAGGAGAAAGACCGGATCGTCGATACGCTCAAGAAAGAGCAGTGCCATCCGGTTTTCCTCTCCCCATACGACATCAAACACTACTACGATGGGTTCTGCAACAACACGCTCTGGCCGCTCTTTCATTACTTCAACCTCTATGCAAATTACGACCAGAAGATGTGGCATGTCTACCAGAGGGTGAACGAGAAGTTCTGCGATGCCGTGATGGAAGTGGCCCGACCCGACGATATCATCTGGGTTCATGACTACCACCTGATGCTCCTGCCGCAGATGCTCCGGGAGCGTCTGCCCGACGCCGAGATCGGCTACTTCCACCACATTCCCTTCCCGTCGTTTGAGATATTTCGGCACCTTCCTTGGAGGAAGGAGATCCTCTCCGGCCTGCTCGGGGCCGACCTCATCGGCTTTCACACCTACGGCTACGTCCGCCACTTCCTCTCCAGCGTCCGGCGTATCCTTGGGTATGAGCACTCGTTCGGGGAGGTTCGGACAGGCACACGGGTCGTCCGGACCGACCTCTTCCCGATGGGCATCGACTATCGCCGGTTTGCCGATGCCGCGGGCAGCACTCCGGTCCAAGGGGAGATCACCCGGATCAGACACAAATACGGAAAGCGAAAGATCATCCTCTCGTTCGACCGCCTGGATTACACAAAAGGAATCCCGCATCGACTCGAGGCCTTCGATGCGCTCCTTACGAAGAAGCCGGAGTATCAGGGGAAGGTCTCCCTCGTCCTCGTCGCGGTCCCGTCCCGGACCAGCGTCGGCCGGTATCAGGTGCTGAAGAAGCGGATCGACGAACTCGTCGGCCGGATCAACGGAAAGTACGGAACGACCGACTGGACTCCCGTCCATTACTTCTATAACTTCCTCCCCTTCGAGACGCTGGTGGCGTTCTACAGCGCCGCCGACGTCGCCCTGGTGACGCCGCTCCGAGACGGCATGAACCTGATGGCCAAGGAATACGTCGCCACCCGGACCGACGGCACCGGGGTGCTCATCCTCTCCGAGATGGCGGGAGCGGCTGAGGAGCTCGGCGAAGCGATCATCGTCAACCCAAACGATCAAGACGCAGTGATCGAGGCGATCGAGACTGCGCTTGCGATGCCTGAGAAGGAACAGGTCGAGCGGAACCGGACCATGCAGAGGAGGCTGATGCGCTACGACATCGAGCACTGGGTCGGCGATTTCCTCACCCGGTTGGGCGACGCCCGGGCGATTCAGGTCGAGCGCTCAGAGCAGGTCATCACCCCCGCCATCAGGGGCGAACTGGTCGACGACTACGCCGCCGGCAAGAACCGGCTGCTCCTCCTCGACTACGACGGCACGCTGGTGCCCTTCGCCGCAAAACCGCAGAATGCGGTGCCCGGCGACGCCACGCGGGAGGTGCTCGAAGAGCTCTCCCGTGCGCCCGGAAACGAGGTCGTGTTGATCAGCGGCAGGGACCGGCATACGCTGGACGCCTGGTTCGGGGCGATGGATATCGGGCTCATCGCCGAACACGGCGTCTGGGTAAAGGAACGTTCCGGGGAGTGGCGGATGCCCGAAGCGCTCTCCGATGAGTGGAAAGGGGAGATCTACCCGCTCCTCGAGCTCTACACGGACCGCACGCCCGGCGCCTTCATTGAGGAGAAGGACTACTCCCTCGTCTGGCACTACCGGAGGACCGAACCGATGCTCGGAGCCCAGCGGGCAAAAGACCTCAAAGATGACCTCCTGCATCTGACATCGAACCTTAACGTCGGCGTCATGGAGGGGAACAAGGTCATCGAGATCAAGAACACTGTCGTCAACAAAGGGCGGGCGGCGCTAAACTGGGTCTCCCAGCGGGCCTGGGACTTCATCATCGCTATCGGAGACGACAGGACCGACGAGGACCTCTTTGCGGTTATGCCGCCCGAAGCCTACTCGATCAAGGTCGGACTCGCCCCGAGCAAGGCCCGCTTCAACCTGGTCTCCCAGCGGGACGTCGTGCCCCTGCTCCGGAGGTGCATCGAGTGCGACAAGAACGGTGCGGCCGGAAAAAAAGAGAAGCCTAGGCGAGAGGAAGGCCTTATTGAGTCGGCTGCTCCGGGATGACGGATCTCACCGTCAGGAAGATCGGTCCCCGGAGGTCCACTTTCTTGTTGTGGTCGGTGATGTAGCGCATCGCATACTCCTCGATGCGCAGGTTGATGTCCGACGGCAGCTTCGCCATCTTCAGCTGAACGCGGGTCTCCTCCCCGCACCGCGCCGCCTCTTCGATACGGGCGGCGGCGAGGCTTGCTGCGGCATCGAGGTAGGTGATGCCGGTGGAGACTCCTTCGCTCCGAACGAGTGCCCACTTCTCGATATCGGGAACCCCGAGCACCGAGCCGTTGTGGACGAAGACTTCATTCGCGCAGGCCGGGCCGCAGAGTTTCGTGTTGGACTCGGGCTCCTCGACGATCACCTCAATCTGTCTCCCTGCGACCTCGCCCTTCCACGCGGTGAATGCACACGGGCCCGGCGCGGCGGCATGTTCGGAGGCCGTGGCGCGGATCGCCTCTGCTATCTGCTTCCCGGTCGTCGACGCCGGCTCCGTGCGGAGGTGGACGGCGCCCGCGATCTGGCGGTCGGAGAGGGGCTGCGGGAAGAACTGCGGGAAGGTGAGCTGGCGGATGTCGTTTGACTGGTAGGCGATCATGGCGAGCCGCTCCACCCCAAGGCCGAGGTTCATCACCGGCACGCCGATCCCGTACTCGGCGAGCGCCGAGGGCGAGTAGATGCCGAAGGTGGCGACCTCCACCCAGCCGAGGACCGGGTGTCGGGCATAGACCTCCGTCTGGGTGTCGGGCATGTAGTACTTCGACCGCTTCTCATCGGGCTGGAACCGGAACTCCTCAAACCCGAACGCCGAGAGGAGTGCCTCGCTGATGGCCTTGCCCTCTTCGAGGGTGACGTCCTCCCCTGCGACGACGCAGGAGGCAGAGTGGTAGGCCATCAGGCGGGTGGGCCCCTCTTCCTGCTCACGCCGGAAACAGCGGTCCACCGAGAAGAGCTTAATCGGAAGGTGGCGTTTCTCCCAGAGCGAGGAGAGCGTCAGGAACCAGCCGCTCGTCATGTGGCTCCGGAGGGTGTTGCGCGACGACTCGGGGGCGAGCGCCCGGAACTCGGGGAAGACCTCGTCCATGATATGCACTACGGCGGCGTCGTCGGCCGCGAGCACGGCCGCGAGTTCGTGCGTCAGTTCGTCGCCGTCGATCGTCCCTTTCTTGTAGCCGTGGAGGGTCTCGCGGAGTTTCTCCTCGGTCTCGGACGGGATCGAACGGCCGAGGATGGCCTCGATCTCCTCAACCTGCTTTCGCGCGATCCCGACGTTCGGGCGGGGCAGGCCGCCGAGGTAAAATACCCGGTCGAGGACGGCCATCGCCTCCGGCCCGAACTGCCGGTAGATATCGGACTCCTCGACGATCAGGGGATTCATCGCCTCATCAAACCCCATCGAGAGGTAGGTCTCGCGGAGTCGCTGGATGATCTCGAAGATCGGGTGCGGGGCAGCCCGAGTGTATTTCAGCCGGGGATACCGGCCCGAGACTCCCGTCGGGGTCAGTACCGACGGCCCTTCGTGCCAGGCGTGCTCGAAGTCCTCTCTTGCCTTCTTTCTGAATGTTTCCACATCAAATCTCATACGTTCCGCTCCAGACAGACCACCCGGCTTACCGGGCTCTCGTCTTTAATGAAATAATCGCATTCCTCCGCAACCTTCTCGGCAAACGCTCGCACATCGCGGTGTTCGGGCATCTGGTCGATCTGCAGTCGTTTCCTACTGTATCCCAGATACATATAACCCTTTACTTCCACAAACCGGGCGCCGGAGTCCTGGTAGATCGCCGCATACCGCTCGGGTGCGAAGTCGTTGTAGCCGCGCACCAAGGTGGTGCGGACGGCCGACCGGCGGCCGGCAAGTCCGGCGAGGCTCTCCTGCACCCGGTCCCAGTAGTCCTCCCGGGGCCGGCAGAGGCGGAGGTAGGTCTCCCGGTCCGGCGCGTCGAGGGAGACGTAGACCTGGTAGGGCCGGCACCGGGCGAGGACATCGGGCCGGGTGCCGTTCGAGACGAGGAACGTCGTATACCCTTCGGCGTTGAGGCCGTCGATCAGTTCCGGGAGACGCGAGTAGCAGGTCGGCTCCCCGGAGAGCGATATCGCGACCATCGTGGGGTCGAGGGCCTCGGCGAACCGTTCAGTTGTGACGTAGGGCGAGACCTTGTAGCCCGAGAGCGCTCTCTTCTGGAGGTCCCGGAGTTTCTCCACGATCTCGGCCGGCGGACACTCCTCCTCTTCAGTCACCTCGTGCTCGAACGACCGCCAGCAGAAGAGGCATTGCTGGTTGCATCGGAGGGTCGGCGTCATCTGGACGCAGCGGTGGCTCTCGATGCCGTAGAACTGCGCCTTGTAGCACATCTCTCCGCCTTTGAGCGCCCGCTTGTTCCACATGCAGGGCTTGACGGCCGCAGACGAGGCGGGGCTGACGAACTGGTAGCCCTGCCTCCGGAGGGCCTTACATGCTGGTGAGTGCATCGATTCCGAGAGTCGCAAGGGATTCCTTGAGGGTGTTTCTGACCGCGTCCACGAGCGTAAGCCGGCTGTTCCGGGTCTCGCCCTCGCTCTTCAGCACCGGGTCGTAGTGGTAGAAGGCGTTGAAGAGGTCGGCGAGTTCGCGGGCGTAGGAAGCAAGCAGGTGCGGCCGGAGTTCCGCCACGGTCTGCTCGACGACGGCGGGGAACCGGGCTAGGTGCCGGGCGAGCGCAACCTCGTGTTCGGTCTCGTAGCGGTACGCCCGCTCGAACTCGCCGGTCTTCTCGAGGATACTGCAGGCGCGGGCGTGAGCGTACTGGATGTAAGGGCCGCTCTGCCGCTCGAAGTTCAGCGCCTCCTTCCAGTCGAAGACCGTGCTCTTCTCGGGGGAGACCTTCACGATATCGTAGCGGATGGCGGCGATTGCGACCGATTTCGCAATAGCGCGCCGCTCCTCTTCGGGGAGTTCCGGGCGGCGGACGGTTACCTCCTCAAACGCCTTCGCAGTCACCTCCTCGATCAGTTCGTCGGCAGAGACGAACTTCCCTGCCCTCGTGCTCATGGAGCCCTCGGGAAGGGAGACGAACTCGAAGTGGACGATCTCGGGAGGCCGCTCTCCGAGGAGTTCGAGCGTGGCCTGGAGTTGGGCGCCGATCAGTTTATGGTCGGCTCCGAGCACGTCGATCATCCGGTCGTAGTTGCGCCCCTTCCAAGTATGGAAGGCGAGGTCCCGGGTGCTGTAGACCGAGGTGCCGTCGCTCCGCCGGAGGATGTACTTCTTCTCGAAACCCTGTTCAGAGAGGTCGACCCAGAGGGTCTCGTCCTCGTGGGCCTGCGGCAGGCGCCGGATCCGTTCGATGATCCGGTCCACGTCGCCGATCCTGACGAAATCGCTCTCCCAGACGAACCGATCGTGGTGGGCGTTTAAGGCCGCGAGGGTCGCCTTGATCCCTTCCGCACAGAGAGAGACGGCCGTCCGGAACTTTCGGACGGTCCCCGCGTCGCCGCGCTCCACCTCCTGCATGAGGCGATCGATCTCGGCGGTTAGGTCCGGGTTCTTCTCGATCTCCTTGTTCGCCGCGACGTAGACCCGGGCGACGTAGTGGTCTTCCTTCTCGCCCTCCTTGCGGGCGATCTTGAGGTGGTCGAATCCCCACGAGACGATGGCGATCTGGCGGCCCATGTCGTTTAAGTAATACTGCACCTCAAGCGGATACCCGGCTTTCCGGAACGCCCGGGCAAGGGAGTCTCCGATGACGGTGTTCCGGATATGGCCGACGTGGAGCGGACCGTTCGGGTTCGCGCTGGTGTGTTCGAGCACCACCCGCTCGGAACGGCGGGGGAAGGCTCCGTAACCGGGTTCGAGAGCCTCCTTGACCGCCTCTGCGAGGCAGGACCTGCCGAACCGGAAGTTGACGTAGGGGCCCGCCGCCTCGACCAGGATGTCGCCGAGTTCGGGGTCTGCCGAGAGCCTCTCCGCGATCTCGGCGGCAATCTTCGCCGGAGCTTTCTTCTGCTTCTTCGCGAGTTTAAACGCTACTGTCGAGGCGAGATCGGCGTGATCTCCCCCTGTTGCGAGGAGGACATCCTCCTCGCCGGTGCATGCCCGGAGCATGCGCTCTATCTGGTGGTATTTCTCCTGAAACATCAGTATCCGGTCCTATAACGCAGGATCGCTGCGATCCCGCCGAACGCGTTGTAGAGCATCGAGCCTTCTTCAAAGTCGTTTGATACGATCTTGACCGTCGTGCTGCTCTGGTCCGCAAGCGCGGTCAGCTCGTCGATAATATCGGCCTCTTCTGCCACGTAGAGCGACGCTCCGTCGTTTGGGCAGGTGCCGAGGTCGAGGTCCTTAATGTGCTTGCCCGGCTCGATGCTGACCGTCCGCTCCTCGGTGTAGTCATCGTTCGGGCAGGCGAGTTTCAGCCGGGCCCTCCGGAGCTTGTCGGAGAGGAGGAGGGTATCGACTGCGCCGAGTTCCAGATTCTTCCTGACGCTCTCCTCACCATAGGCCGCGGCGCCGTCATCCTTGACCAGTTCCTGGAGGAACCGGTTCATTACGTTCTTCTCCTTGATGATATCGAGATCCTTCAAGGCGTCCGACGCATTCTCGACGAGTTCGGCAAGCCCGGTCTCGTTCGTGTAGGCGACGTCGAAGAGCCCGATGATCCGCTTCTGGAGTTCGTGGTGGAGGTAACTGCCCGCCTCGAACTCCTCCTTGGTCGGGGTCGGACCGCCGATCAGAACGCCCTTGAACCGCTCGAAGAAGTCCTTCTCGGCGAGGAAGACTTCGCTTGCTAGGTCGCCGACCTTCTTGTAGAACTCGTTGATGGCGATCAGCCGCAGCCGCTGGAAACGGACGCTTGACTGACCGCCCTTTCGCTGCTTGCCAGGAACCGTCGAGGTGACGCCGCGAACCGGCTCGATCCGGTTGCCCCGCAGAAAGCCGACGTACGCCTCTCGCCGGTCGATGACGATCAGGCCGTAGACCTCCTTCTCCCCGAGCATCTGCTCAAGCGGCTCGAGCTCGAACGAGGAACTGCACCGGTACATATAGATGTTGAGCGGTTCGGGCGGTTCGATGATCTCGCACTCAAGGTCGGTCCGGTCGCCGCCGACGTTGATCGTGCCGCAGAAGACCGCCATGCCGTTCTCCGGCGGGCGCTTATAGTATTTCAGGCGGGAGAGGATGGAGGATATAGCACTCTGGACATTTGTCCGGGTCTGTTTGCTCTTGATGTTGGAGCACTGCCCGAACTCGTCACGGAGCTGGGCGGTGACGTCGTATATCTGCTTATCCGGAGGTATATACAGTGTGATCAGCTCGGTACCGCTTCCTTCCTTCTCCGCAAGTCTCTCAAGCATCTTTTTAAATTCGTAGCGCTTTCGCGCGGTATCCATCTCTTGCGTCTCTTCCATTGGACGTTCACCAAGCTAGCTGAATATTGTTCATTTGTCGAAGCTACTATGTGTTTCTCCGGAGAGGGCATAAATCTGCGCACATTCGCCGATCCCCTCTATGCCCGCTTCGTGCCGGGCGCCCTGCGCCCTCTCACTCAAGACACCGGCAGATGAGGCAGATCGTCTTTGCATCGACGATCCTGCCGTCCGCGATCATCGGCCTGAGGTCGGCGACTGGGACGCGGACGACCTCGATCACTTCGTCGTCGTCCTTCTCGTAGTCGGAACACGGCGAGAGTCCTCGGGCGAGATAAAGCCAGATCCGCTCGTCGGTGTAGCCGGGAGAGGAGTATATCCAGCCCATCGGGCGGAACGTCTCCGCCTTCATCCCGGTCTCCTCGATCAGTTCGCGGTAGGCGGTCTCCGAGGGTTCCTCGCCCTCATCGATGGTCCCTGCCGGGGCTTCGAAGATGTAGTCGTCGATGGCGTAGCGGTACTGCCGGAGCAGGTAGCAGTCGTCCCCCTCGACCGGGAGGATGGCGACCGCACCGCCGGGGTGGATGACCACCCGCTCCTTCTTCTCTCCGTTTGGGAGGGTCACCTCTCGCTTCTCGACGGTGAGCCTCCCGGTGCGGTAGATCTCCATCTTTAATCCTCGTATTCGATCGGGTCTTCCAGCCCGAGTTCGCGGAACGCCTCACGGCGGTAGTGGCAGGATGAACAGACCCCGCATGCCCGGTCGTTGTTCTGGTAGCAGGACCAGGTATGCTCGTAGGGGACGCCGAGCGCGATGCCCACCCTGAGGATCTCCGCCTTTGTCATCCGGACGAAAGGCGTCATCAGGGTGATCCGGGGTTGTGCGTTCGTGCCGAGGTCGACCACCCGCTGGAACGCTTCGATGAACTCCGGCCGGCAGTCGGGATACCCGGGGTAGTCTCCGGTCTGGACGCCGATGAAGACCACCTCCGCTCGCCGGGCTTCCGCGAGGCTGGTCGCGATGGCGAGGAGGTTCGCGTTCCTGAACGGAACATAGGTGCTCGGCACCTCTTTCTCCTCGCCGGCATACTCCCCGACCGGGATCGCGGCATCTGTCAGGCTCGAGGCTCCGATCTTCTTGAAGTGTTCGAGGCTGATCTCGACGAAGTCCAGCGCGTCGAGCGTCCCGGCGATCGTCCGGGCGCACTCACGCTCCTTCTTCTCGGTCCGCTGGCCGTAGGTGAAGTGGAGCGCGATGATATCGTAGCCCATGTCCTTTGCGACGTAGGCGAGCGTGGTGGAGTCCATGCCGCCCGAGAGGAGGCAGACTGCCTTCTTCATCACTTCACCCCCAGAATCTTGTGAAGTTGCACCTGGAACCTTACCGGGAGGTTTTCCTCGACGATGTAGTCTGCGATGGCGCGGTAATCGGCCCCCTCCACCGGCGATATGAAGACCTCGCCTCGGATCTCGTAATGGGCCATCACCGCCCGGGCGTAGAGGAGGTCCTCGTCGTCGGCCACCACGAACTTGACGCTGTCTTTTGGGGTTATGTAGCGGAGGAGCGAGAGATCGCTCTTCTCTCCCGACGAGGGGCACTTGACATCCATGCAGATGGAGGCGTAGGGTTGCATCGCCCGGAAGTCACGGGTGCCGTTCGTCTCGATCTCGACGGTGTATCCGTGGAGGTTGAACTTCTTGAGGAGTTCGAGTACCTCCTCCGCCCAGAGGAGCGGCTCCCCGCCGGTGATACTGATATACGTCATGTTCTGCAGCCAGACCTGGTCGAGGACCTCCGTGACACTCATCTCCTCCCCGCCTTCCCAGGCGTAGGAGGTGTCGCACCAGGCGCACCTGAGGTTGCACCCGGCGAGCCGGATGAAAGTGCAGGGTCGCCCCTGATTCTTCCCCTCCCCCTGGAGGCTCCGGAAGATCTCACTGACGATCATAAGTGCGCTCTGCGTAACAGGTCGTCGACTCCCAGACCCGGATCTTTGCCACGCGGGCGTCGCGCCCCTGCCGCGCGGCTTCGGCATCGATCATCTCTGCGACGAGGCCGGCGAGGAGCTCGCTCGTCGGGTCGCCGGGGGTGGTGACGACCGGGTGGAACGTCTCGATGCACGCCGCCATGGGGTCTTCGGCGTTGAGGATCACCTGGTGGTCGAACCGCCCGACGACCTCTTTTATGCAGTTGTAGTCGAGGACGATCCCTGTGCGCTCATCCGCCGTCCCCTCGATCCAGACCTCTACCCGCCACTGGTGGCCGTGCAGCCGGAAACACTTCCCCTGATAGTGGATCAGGCGGTGGGTCGCCTCGAAAAAAATCTCCTTGTATATCCGGGTTTTCATCAATGAAGGTTGCCCGCCAGGATATAATATTATATCAGCTCCCGATCAAATAACTAGGGCGAAAGATCGGCGCGCAAGCGGGTTCCACAATATATAAATCCGTAACGCGCGTTGCTTTATAGCACACCAGGAGTTACTCCTATCCACAAATTCAAGCGATACGAGGGTATTCGATGGGAAATGGTAAATTTGCAGCCCGAAAACTGAAGCGCGACGCCAAGAGGGACAGATGGCATGACCCTGTCTACGCTCGGCGTCAGCTCGGACTTGATGTGAAATCCGACCCCCTTGAGGGAGCACCGCAGGCGCGCGGGATCGTTCTCGAGAAGGTGGGTGTCGAGGCAAAGCAGCCGAACTCTGCGATCCGTAAGTGCGTCCGCGTGCAGCTGATCAAGAACGGCCGTCAGGTGACCGCGTTCGCGGTTGGCGACGGTGCCATCAACTTCATCGACGAGCACGATGAGGTCGAGATCGAGGGCATCGGTGGCAGACTGGGCAGATCGATGGGTGATATCCCCGGTGTCCGGTTTGTCGTGACCAAGGTGAACAACGTCAGCCTGAGTGAAATGG is a window of Methanoculleus sp. 7T DNA encoding:
- a CDS encoding 7-carboxy-7-deazaguanine synthase QueE; this translates as MIVSEIFRSLQGEGKNQGRPCTFIRLAGCNLRCAWCDTSYAWEGGEEMSVTEVLDQVWLQNMTYISITGGEPLLWAEEVLELLKKFNLHGYTVEIETNGTRDFRAMQPYASICMDVKCPSSGEKSDLSLLRYITPKDSVKFVVADDEDLLYARAVMAHYEIRGEVFISPVEGADYRAIADYIVEENLPVRFQVQLHKILGVK
- a CDS encoding 30S ribosomal protein S12, giving the protein MGNGKFAARKLKRDAKRDRWHDPVYARRQLGLDVKSDPLEGAPQARGIVLEKVGVEAKQPNSAIRKCVRVQLIKNGRQVTAFAVGDGAINFIDEHDEVEIEGIGGRLGRSMGDIPGVRFVVTKVNNVSLSEMVIGRKEKPRR
- a CDS encoding NUDIX hydrolase; the encoded protein is MEIYRTGRLTVEKREVTLPNGEKKERVVIHPGGAVAILPVEGDDCYLLRQYRYAIDDYIFEAPAGTIDEGEEPSETAYRELIEETGMKAETFRPMGWIYSSPGYTDERIWLYLARGLSPCSDYEKDDDEVIEVVRVPVADLRPMIADGRIVDAKTICLICRCLE
- the queC gene encoding 7-cyano-7-deazaguanine synthase QueC, which codes for MKKAVCLLSGGMDSTTLAYVAKDMGYDIIALHFTYGQRTEKKERECARTIAGTLDALDFVEISLEHFKKIGASSLTDAAIPVGEYAGEEKEVPSTYVPFRNANLLAIATSLAEARRAEVVFIGVQTGDYPGYPDCRPEFIEAFQRVVDLGTNAQPRITLMTPFVRMTKAEILRVGIALGVPYEHTWSCYQNNDRACGVCSSCHYRREAFRELGLEDPIEYED
- a CDS encoding 6-pyruvoyl trahydropterin synthase family protein; its protein translation is MKTRIYKEIFFEATHRLIHYQGKCFRLHGHQWRVEVWIEGTADERTGIVLDYNCIKEVVGRFDHQVILNAEDPMAACIETFHPVVTTPGDPTSELLAGLVAEMIDAEAARQGRDARVAKIRVWESTTCYAERTYDRQ